In a genomic window of Variovorax paradoxus:
- a CDS encoding GspH/FimT family pseudopilin, producing MKRCGRPRGLTLIELLTVIAIVAILAAVGVPGFRALLLHQRLAAASQAFMSALAMARIEAIRRGEPVGVLPEGGAGWDGGWAIVVDPGGEGAPRVLRRFDQLPPGVAIDKELGDGLAQGVHYDGNGFSRRLRNAGFGAGCVAFRAETGRRAAIVLSASGRPRSCDPDRKGECGTGVCGKGGE from the coding sequence ATGAAGCGCTGCGGCAGGCCGCGCGGGCTCACGCTGATCGAGCTGCTGACCGTGATCGCCATCGTCGCCATCCTGGCCGCCGTGGGCGTGCCGGGTTTTCGCGCGTTGCTGCTGCATCAGCGGCTGGCAGCCGCGTCGCAGGCCTTCATGAGCGCGCTCGCGATGGCGCGGATCGAGGCGATCCGGCGCGGCGAGCCGGTCGGCGTGCTGCCCGAAGGCGGCGCGGGCTGGGACGGGGGCTGGGCGATCGTCGTCGATCCCGGCGGCGAAGGCGCGCCACGCGTGCTGCGCCGCTTCGACCAGCTCCCGCCGGGCGTCGCCATCGACAAGGAACTGGGCGACGGGCTGGCGCAAGGCGTGCACTACGACGGCAACGGCTTCTCGCGGCGCCTGCGCAATGCCGGTTTCGGCGCGGGCTGCGTGGCGTTCAGGGCCGAGACGGGGCGGCGCGCGGCCATCGTCCTCTCGGCGTCGGGGCGGCCTCGAAGTTGCGACCCCGATCGGAA
- a CDS encoding prepilin-type N-terminal cleavage/methylation domain-containing protein: MTARHVQRAGTALGWSLIEVLIALAIIAILAAIAFPSYVDAVHRGWRAEARSALLAQMQQQERHFTVDGRYRRYEGDSAESGQGGKYLVRSEHCDGQRSLDDCLRLSARLKPGFSDPPVGNLWLDSTGGRGCDGAQRARCWQ, translated from the coding sequence ATGACCGCGCGCCACGTGCAGCGAGCGGGCACGGCCCTCGGCTGGAGCCTGATCGAGGTGCTGATCGCGCTCGCGATCATCGCCATCCTCGCGGCCATCGCCTTTCCCTCGTACGTCGATGCGGTGCACCGTGGCTGGCGCGCCGAGGCGCGCTCGGCGCTGCTCGCGCAGATGCAGCAGCAGGAGCGCCATTTCACCGTCGACGGCCGTTACCGGCGCTACGAGGGCGATTCCGCCGAGAGCGGGCAGGGCGGCAAGTACCTCGTGCGCAGCGAGCATTGCGACGGCCAGCGCAGCCTCGACGACTGTCTGCGGCTTTCCGCGCGGCTCAAGCCCGGCTTCTCGGACCCGCCGGTCGGCAACCTGTGGCTGGACAGCACGGGCGGACGCGGCTGCGATGGCGCGCAGCGGGCGCGGTGCTGGCAATGA